The following is a genomic window from Deinococcus sp. LM3.
CCAGCCAGCGGGCCTCCTGGTGGATGACCTGCGCCTGCCCGCTGCGCAGGTCGATGACGATCAGGCGGCAGCGCGGGTTGCGATGGAAGGTGTCGCGGAAGCCCGCCCAGCTGTCGAGTGGCAGCAGGTCCCCCTCGGCGACCTCGATGCCGACCATGTGCGTGCACTCGCTGTTCGCGACCCAGGTGCCGTAGCCGCGCTGGCCGTCCGGGACGGTGTACACGACGTCCTCGCGCAGGGTGTCCAGGTGCACGCGGCGCAGTTCACGGCCCGCCTTGACGTAGTACGCGGCGCGGTCGTCGGGACTCAGGAACGCGCCGAAGGTGTTGTCGCCGGGGCCCTCGGTCAACTGCCGGGCCTGCTGGGTCGCGAGGTCCAGCAGGTAGAGGTTCCAGTCACCGTCGAACAGACCGCCGAACAGCAGCCGGTCACCGCCCTGCGTGAAGCAGCGCTGGTAGAAATACGTGCGGTGGCAGGTGACGTCGCTCGGCGTGAGGCGCGTGACGGCCGCGCCGGTGTCCGGGTCGGTGAAGGTATGGGGGGTCAGGGAGCGGAGCTGGCCTTTGGGCACGGGAAGCCTCGATTGCAGGAGTGCGGGCGGGGTCAGGGACCGACGAGGTCCTCGCGGACGGGCGTGAACATGTCCAGCAGTTCCCCGTCGCTGACGGCGAGCGCCTCGTGCGGCACGCCGCCGGGAATGCTGAGGCTGTCCCCGGCGTGCAGGGTGTGGCGGGTGTCGCCCAGCACGAACTCGAAGGTGCCGGACAGGACCAGGGTCAGCTGCTCGTGCGGGTGGTCGTGGCGGGCGCCGCGCGCGCCGCGTTCGAACCGGACCTGCATGGCCATCAGCTGCTGCCCGCGCGCGGCGAGTCGGCGGGTCACGCCGGGTTCGGCGGGCGACCAGTCGGCGCCCAGGATCGGGGGGGGGAAAGCGGGGCGGGTTCGGTCATGCGTGCGTCTCCGGGTGGGGGCGTGAGGGAACGGGCGGTGGCGGCAGGGCGCCCCGGTGGCGGAT
Proteins encoded in this region:
- a CDS encoding cupin domain-containing protein, with translation MTRRLAARGQQLMAMQVRFERGARGARHDHPHEQLTLVLSGTFEFVLGDTRHTLHAGDSLSIPGGVPHEALAVSDGELLDMFTPVREDLVGP